In a single window of the Hydrogenobaculum sp. 3684 genome:
- a CDS encoding glycine cleavage system protein H, protein MEDLGKDEVVVGRYIVKTQKYYYSKDHVWVLVKGSVAKIGLTDYAQFQVDTVEEIKLPSVGDYFEPQDVICRIEGLKGMFEVLSPITGTVENTNSYLEDNPSIVNEDPYEEGWIVEIRMSDPLEVEDLMSSEEYIEYLEELIREESGSVGIIHSPDILEEEPLEEIPEDELGYEEEH, encoded by the coding sequence ATGGAAGATTTAGGAAAAGACGAAGTGGTGGTAGGAAGGTATATAGTAAAAACACAAAAGTACTACTATTCAAAAGATCACGTATGGGTTTTGGTAAAAGGAAGCGTAGCTAAAATAGGTCTGACAGATTACGCGCAATTTCAAGTGGATACCGTAGAAGAGATAAAGCTTCCAAGCGTAGGAGATTACTTTGAACCACAAGATGTAATTTGCAGGATAGAAGGTCTTAAAGGAATGTTTGAGGTGTTGTCCCCTATTACTGGCACTGTAGAAAACACAAACTCTTACTTAGAAGACAACCCTAGTATAGTAAACGAAGATCCCTATGAAGAAGGTTGGATTGTGGAGATTAGAATGTCAGATCCCCTTGAAGTAGAAGACCTTATGTCTTCAGAGGAGTATATAGAATATTTGGAAGAGCTAATAAGAGAAGAATCTGGTTCAGTAGGTATAATACACTCACCAGATATATTAGAAGAAGAGCCCTTAGAAGAAATACCAGAAGATGAGCTTGGTTATGAGGAAGAGCATTGA
- a CDS encoding TldD/PmbA family protein — MILEAIDVKELLQEKAGYILSFLMGNGGEYGEIFFEDSSNTRIVFENNKVDKIEHGSDVGVGLRLIKNHKVYYGYSTEFDIDSLVELAKTIANTSSQGPIKVGKAYAKAYMPIGIDPEQIELSKKIEILNRANDAARSFGEYVKQVSAVLMDKKRQIMIINSLGEHVEDIQTRTVFYTEVVSYKDGILQRGYESMGGNVGFELFERKSPEEIASVAARRAIMLLDAKPAPAGSFTIVMSSEAGGTMVHEAVGHGLEADLVQQGQSVYKDRIGQKVASSLVSVIDDATIPGMNGSFNFDDEGVEAQRKVLIEDGYLVGYMYDRLRAMKDGVKSTGNGRRQSYAHPPVVRMTNTFIKSGKTNPEDIIKDTKKGILVKKMGGGQVNTITGDFVFDVMEGYIIENGQITYPIRGATLIGNGPKALEDIDAVGYDEGFAIGTCGKDGQGVPVSDAQPTVRIKSMTLGGCEVCSG; from the coding sequence ATGATTTTAGAAGCAATAGATGTAAAAGAGCTTTTACAGGAAAAGGCCGGTTATATACTATCGTTTTTGATGGGAAACGGCGGAGAATACGGAGAGATTTTCTTTGAAGACTCTTCAAACACACGTATTGTTTTTGAAAACAACAAAGTAGATAAGATAGAACATGGGTCTGATGTGGGTGTAGGTCTTAGGCTTATAAAGAATCACAAGGTATATTACGGATACTCTACGGAGTTTGATATAGACTCTTTGGTGGAGCTTGCCAAAACCATAGCAAACACGTCTTCTCAAGGTCCTATAAAGGTTGGAAAAGCCTACGCTAAAGCTTATATGCCTATAGGTATAGATCCAGAACAAATAGAGCTTTCAAAGAAAATAGAGATTTTAAACAGAGCTAATGATGCTGCTAGGTCTTTTGGAGAATATGTAAAACAAGTGAGTGCAGTTTTGATGGACAAAAAAAGACAAATAATGATAATAAACTCTTTAGGAGAGCATGTAGAAGACATCCAGACAAGAACAGTCTTCTACACGGAAGTTGTGTCTTACAAAGATGGCATCCTTCAAAGGGGATACGAATCTATGGGTGGCAACGTAGGTTTTGAGCTTTTTGAAAGAAAATCTCCTGAGGAAATAGCAAGTGTAGCTGCAAGAAGGGCTATCATGCTTTTGGATGCAAAACCAGCACCAGCGGGTAGTTTTACCATAGTGATGTCTTCAGAAGCAGGCGGGACGATGGTACACGAAGCAGTGGGTCATGGGCTTGAGGCAGATTTGGTACAGCAAGGCCAATCTGTTTATAAAGATAGGATAGGTCAAAAAGTGGCTTCTTCGCTGGTGAGTGTCATTGATGATGCTACGATTCCAGGCATGAACGGCTCTTTTAACTTTGACGATGAAGGGGTTGAGGCTCAAAGGAAAGTTCTTATAGAGGATGGTTATCTGGTGGGCTATATGTACGATAGGCTAAGGGCTATGAAAGACGGTGTAAAATCCACCGGCAACGGAAGGCGTCAAAGCTATGCCCATCCTCCGGTGGTGCGTATGACAAATACCTTTATTAAAAGCGGTAAAACAAATCCAGAAGATATAATAAAAGACACCAAAAAGGGTATTTTGGTAAAGAAAATGGGCGGTGGACAAGTAAACACCATCACTGGAGATTTTGTATTTGATGTAATGGAAGGCTATATTATAGAAAATGGCCAAATTACATATCCCATAAGAGGAGCAACACTCATAGGAAACGGCCCTAAGGCTTTGGAAGATATAGATGCCGTAGGTTACGACGAGGGTTTTGCCATAGGCACCTGCGGTAAAGATGGTCAAGGGGTACCAGTTTCAGATGCCCAGCCCACTGTGAGGATAAAATCTATGACCCTTGGTGGATGCGAGGTTTGCAGTGGATAA
- a CDS encoding bifunctional (p)ppGpp synthetase/guanosine-3',5'-bis(diphosphate) 3'-pyrophosphohydrolase, with the protein MKTLDKANEKLIEDILNKYKEHEDIINKAIDFIYQKHENQTRKSGEPYVNHPIAVASILASIGMDYHSIVAGLLHDVVEDTDTTVEEIKREFGPQIASLVDGLTKIDKYKFSSKEHAKAENYRKMLFAMSKDVRVIVIKLADRLHNMRTLDYMPRHKQLEIANETIDIYAPIAHRLGIWSIKKELEDLYLKYTHPEEYEKIKDFVQKISAESEVYLKKYFIPKLVEAINDFFKDKKPNYTIQYRQKHIYSIYQKLKRKNLSLEDLQDILGIRVIVEDVAECYTVLGIVHSIFRPIPGSFDDYISLPKPNMYQSLHTAVEGPKKRVVEVQIRTYEMHERAEKGIAAHWAYKENSSTKDNSIFAWLREVLNSIKTKNANELIEAVKDELFEDEVFVFTPKDDVVVLPKGATVLDFAYYIHTDIGNHCQRAIVNNKIVPLSYVLQSGDRVEIITNPSQSPKIEWLKIVTTKKAKTRIRLFLKAKEKEMAIEEGHKTLLKLSEKLSVSFEDMIKKLSLHFDINEQDLFANVGFGKIPINRIIKLFSKEKEQKHIKDEGKEGSLKLESVSNVLFGVAKCCMPIPGDPVMGVISKNAGIVIHHEKCPNLQYAIRNIPQKVVKIDWKNQDKLYTTRVRVIASDRPGILSEVSSAFTKSNINIVEASTKTNNLNIANMDFKVQLRNTKDLKRAFDEIKSIKGVESVKRVFG; encoded by the coding sequence ATGAAAACGTTAGATAAAGCCAACGAAAAACTCATAGAAGATATTTTAAACAAATACAAAGAGCATGAGGACATTATAAACAAAGCTATAGATTTTATATATCAAAAGCATGAAAACCAAACAAGAAAATCTGGAGAACCCTATGTGAACCATCCTATAGCTGTAGCTAGTATATTAGCTTCCATAGGGATGGATTATCATAGTATTGTAGCTGGGCTTTTACACGACGTAGTAGAAGATACCGATACCACCGTTGAGGAGATAAAAAGGGAGTTTGGCCCTCAGATCGCAAGCCTAGTGGATGGCCTTACCAAGATAGACAAGTATAAGTTTTCTTCAAAAGAACATGCAAAGGCTGAAAACTATAGGAAAATGCTTTTTGCTATGTCAAAGGATGTAAGGGTCATAGTCATAAAGTTAGCGGATAGACTACACAATATGAGAACCCTTGATTACATGCCAAGACACAAACAACTTGAAATAGCCAATGAGACCATAGACATATACGCTCCGATAGCTCATAGACTTGGCATATGGAGCATAAAGAAAGAGCTAGAAGACCTTTACTTAAAATATACGCATCCTGAAGAGTACGAAAAAATAAAAGATTTTGTCCAAAAAATAAGTGCAGAATCAGAGGTTTATCTAAAAAAATACTTCATACCTAAATTGGTAGAAGCCATAAACGATTTTTTCAAAGATAAAAAACCAAACTACACCATACAATATAGACAAAAACATATATACAGCATATATCAAAAGCTAAAACGAAAAAATCTAAGCTTGGAGGATTTACAGGATATTCTTGGTATAAGGGTAATAGTAGAGGATGTGGCAGAGTGTTATACTGTTTTGGGCATAGTTCATAGCATTTTTAGGCCTATACCCGGAAGCTTTGATGATTACATATCACTTCCAAAACCAAACATGTACCAATCTCTTCATACTGCCGTGGAAGGTCCAAAAAAAAGAGTTGTGGAGGTACAGATAAGGACTTACGAAATGCACGAAAGAGCTGAAAAGGGTATAGCAGCTCACTGGGCTTACAAAGAAAATTCCTCTACAAAAGACAACTCCATATTTGCATGGTTAAGAGAGGTGTTAAACAGCATAAAAACCAAAAACGCCAATGAGCTCATAGAAGCTGTTAAAGATGAGCTTTTCGAAGATGAGGTATTTGTATTTACTCCAAAAGATGACGTTGTAGTGCTTCCAAAAGGTGCAACGGTGCTTGATTTTGCATACTACATACATACAGATATAGGAAACCACTGTCAAAGAGCTATAGTAAACAACAAGATAGTGCCTCTTTCTTATGTGCTTCAAAGCGGTGATAGGGTAGAGATTATAACAAACCCCTCTCAAAGCCCAAAAATAGAATGGCTTAAGATTGTAACCACAAAAAAAGCAAAAACTCGTATTAGGCTTTTCTTAAAAGCAAAAGAAAAAGAAATGGCTATAGAAGAGGGTCACAAAACCCTTTTAAAGCTTTCAGAGAAACTAAGTGTAAGCTTCGAAGATATGATAAAAAAACTCAGTTTGCATTTTGATATAAACGAGCAAGATCTTTTTGCAAATGTGGGTTTTGGTAAAATCCCAATAAACAGGATAATAAAGCTATTTTCCAAAGAAAAAGAGCAAAAACATATAAAAGATGAGGGCAAAGAGGGGTCTTTGAAGCTTGAGAGTGTATCAAACGTGCTTTTTGGTGTAGCGAAATGCTGTATGCCAATTCCAGGAGATCCGGTGATGGGGGTTATATCAAAAAACGCCGGTATTGTTATACATCATGAGAAATGCCCAAACCTTCAATACGCCATTAGAAACATCCCTCAAAAGGTGGTAAAAATAGACTGGAAAAATCAAGACAAACTATACACCACGAGGGTAAGAGTAATAGCTTCAGATAGGCCAGGCATACTTTCAGAAGTGTCTTCTGCTTTTACAAAATCAAACATAAACATAGTAGAAGCTTCCACAAAAACCAACAACCTAAACATAGCAAACATGGATTTTAAAGTGCAATTAAGAAACACAAAAGACTTAAAGAGAGCTTTTGACGAGATAAAATCTATAAAAGGTGTAGAATCTGTAAAAAGGGTGTTTGGATGA
- a CDS encoding diguanylate cyclase, which produces METSDCIYKESIKKLIDDYLDTGIIDEESIKKIGYEAYDTTHITYIKHNIENIKNSFIKEYFKSHEFTEEAYDKIYSFFKILEKNISRAYGIRCIEYSETLESTLYTEDILPELLKPSAQFKDAITKDYVELNETPSIILDTKSCPVYKEIENSAMPEDVKKDVHKAHERLHYTAQYFYKLIKEKDTENLYGIYWHMRYLNILIVTAISIYSLKFEREFYKTLLEGHSIPILLVDPDTYSIANANQAALDFYGYTKEEITTLKSWDINTLGEKEIKELASKAKNKEINRFRFKHRLKSGEIRDVEVYSSPVVVEGKEYLLSIIYDTTKEERAKKFLEILKEIERLSNISDTEEEFIENLFRFLEKEDISKDVCFIINKEGKTKISSSSESCIQNIKDKEENFPIFEAFYLKIPVYHENTEDIKDEFVKEKLLERGVLSSFAIPILKDGKRYGALCICSNIKGYFEDYGLFITQLKEKIENALKNINLRKELNYRNELLKNIVENTQIGVMVFDIDNIYYTNRYFLELLGYEEDTIKEISIFDIFSSIHTKDLIEAFTNKRSILLQDFNLINKNKHLVYVKGSLTLTKDLSGKDIAIFSFVDTTQEKQLRDILTREKKTLENILDRANFGAFIFKLKNLENLEIEIIYKNKYFDNMIENQDIKTCEDFLIFDDDKKELMKRYLRKITADESGIFTINDIIMKQDKNIVLKLNMNRISQNHETLILCILQDITEESMIIKYFEELSIKDGLTGICNRRCLEDKLEEYLTLAKRYNRPLSVIMFDIDFFKHINDLYGHDVGDKVLKTIANIVLSNIRATDILARYGGEEFVIIAPETALEDAKALAEKLRKEIENFLFEEGFSITCSFGVTSLNQEDTKETILKRVDEALYKAKREGRNRVVA; this is translated from the coding sequence ATGGAAACTTCTGATTGTATATACAAAGAAAGTATAAAAAAATTGATAGATGATTACCTAGATACAGGGATTATAGATGAAGAAAGCATAAAAAAGATAGGTTATGAAGCTTACGATACAACTCATATAACTTATATAAAACACAATATAGAGAATATAAAAAATAGCTTTATAAAAGAATACTTCAAAAGCCACGAATTTACAGAGGAAGCTTACGATAAGATATACTCTTTCTTTAAAATTCTTGAAAAAAATATATCAAGAGCTTACGGTATAAGGTGTATAGAATATTCAGAAACGTTGGAATCTACTTTGTATACTGAGGATATATTACCAGAGCTTTTAAAACCAAGTGCACAATTTAAAGACGCTATAACAAAAGATTATGTTGAATTAAACGAAACCCCTTCCATAATATTGGATACAAAATCTTGCCCAGTCTACAAGGAAATAGAAAACTCAGCAATGCCAGAAGATGTTAAAAAAGATGTTCATAAAGCTCACGAGAGACTTCATTATACCGCTCAATACTTTTATAAGCTTATAAAAGAAAAAGACACAGAAAATCTATACGGTATATACTGGCACATGAGATATCTAAATATCTTAATAGTAACTGCTATATCAATATACAGCTTGAAATTTGAAAGGGAGTTTTACAAAACACTTTTAGAGGGCCATAGTATACCAATACTTTTGGTAGATCCAGATACTTACAGCATAGCAAACGCCAATCAGGCCGCTCTTGATTTTTATGGATACACAAAAGAAGAAATAACTACTTTGAAAAGTTGGGATATAAACACTTTAGGCGAAAAAGAAATAAAAGAACTCGCATCAAAAGCCAAAAACAAAGAGATAAACAGGTTTAGGTTCAAACACAGATTAAAATCTGGAGAGATAAGAGATGTGGAAGTTTACTCATCCCCTGTTGTTGTAGAAGGTAAAGAATATCTACTTTCTATAATATACGACACGACGAAAGAAGAAAGGGCTAAAAAATTTTTAGAAATCTTAAAAGAGATAGAGCGCCTTAGCAACATCTCTGACACAGAAGAAGAATTTATAGAAAATCTTTTTAGATTTTTAGAAAAAGAGGATATATCAAAAGATGTATGTTTTATAATAAACAAAGAAGGCAAAACCAAAATAAGTTCGTCATCAGAAAGCTGTATTCAAAACATAAAAGATAAAGAAGAAAATTTTCCCATATTTGAGGCTTTTTATCTTAAAATCCCTGTTTACCATGAAAATACAGAAGATATAAAAGATGAGTTTGTAAAAGAAAAGCTTTTAGAAAGAGGGGTCCTCTCATCCTTTGCAATACCCATATTAAAAGATGGTAAGCGTTACGGAGCCCTTTGCATATGTTCGAATATTAAAGGCTACTTTGAAGATTATGGGCTTTTCATCACACAGCTTAAAGAAAAGATAGAAAACGCATTAAAAAACATAAATCTTAGAAAAGAGTTAAACTATAGGAATGAACTTCTTAAAAACATAGTAGAGAATACTCAAATAGGTGTGATGGTATTTGATATAGACAATATTTATTACACAAACAGATACTTTCTTGAGCTCTTAGGATATGAAGAAGATACGATAAAAGAAATAAGCATATTTGATATATTTTCTTCAATACACACGAAAGATCTTATAGAAGCCTTCACAAACAAAAGATCAATACTTTTACAAGATTTTAATCTGATAAACAAAAACAAGCATCTTGTATACGTAAAGGGTTCTTTAACCCTAACAAAAGATTTAAGCGGTAAAGATATCGCTATATTTAGCTTTGTAGATACCACACAGGAAAAGCAACTAAGGGATATACTAACACGTGAGAAAAAAACATTAGAAAATATATTAGATAGAGCAAACTTTGGGGCTTTTATATTTAAACTAAAAAATTTAGAAAATCTAGAGATAGAAATTATATATAAAAATAAATATTTTGACAATATGATAGAAAATCAAGATATAAAAACCTGCGAGGATTTTCTTATATTTGATGATGATAAAAAAGAACTAATGAAGAGATATTTAAGGAAAATTACAGCAGACGAGAGCGGGATTTTTACTATAAACGATATTATTATGAAACAAGATAAAAATATCGTGCTAAAACTAAACATGAACCGAATAAGCCAAAACCATGAAACACTGATACTTTGTATACTTCAAGATATCACAGAAGAATCAATGATTATAAAATATTTCGAAGAGCTATCTATAAAAGACGGCCTAACTGGAATATGCAACAGAAGGTGTTTAGAAGATAAACTAGAAGAGTATCTAACCCTTGCCAAAAGATACAACAGACCTTTAAGCGTTATTATGTTTGACATAGATTTTTTCAAACACATAAATGACTTATATGGACACGATGTAGGAGACAAAGTGTTAAAAACTATAGCAAATATAGTCTTATCAAACATAAGAGCCACAGACATATTGGCAAGATACGGCGGTGAGGAGTTTGTTATAATAGCCCCGGAGACAGCTTTGGAGGATGCAAAAGCCTTGGCTGAAAAACTAAGAAAAGAAATAGAAAATTTTCTTTTTGAAGAAGGTTTTAGTATAACATGTTCCTTTGGCGTCACTTCGCTAAACCAAGAAGATACAAAAGAAACCATTTTAAAACGAGTAGACGAGGCCCTTTACAAAGCAAAGAGAGAAGGGAGAAACAGAGTAGTGGCCTGA
- a CDS encoding branched-chain amino acid transaminase — MEYAYFEGNIIPVEQANINIKTNSIHYGTLVFEGIRTYYNEEHKQLYILFSNEHYLRLLKNAKAMFMNINKTPEELTEITKEILRKSEIREDTYIRPFVYFKDLALTPKLKDFTPEIAIYTYKFGRYLDTSKGIHAKVSSWKRNSDNSIPSRWKVAGAYVNSALAKTEALMSGYDEAILLNEQGNIAEGSGENIFIIRGKKLITPSFSEGILEGITRRAVIKLAKNELFLEVEERSIARSELYMADEVFLTGTAAEITPVIAIDNRPIGDGGIGPITQKLQKLYFDAVRGNIERYRHWLTPVYDT; from the coding sequence ATGGAATACGCTTATTTTGAAGGAAACATAATACCAGTAGAACAAGCCAACATAAACATCAAAACCAACTCTATACACTACGGTACACTTGTTTTTGAAGGCATAAGAACATATTACAACGAAGAACACAAACAGCTTTACATACTTTTTTCCAACGAACATTATCTTAGGCTTTTGAAAAACGCAAAAGCCATGTTTATGAACATAAACAAAACCCCGGAAGAACTAACAGAAATTACAAAAGAAATTTTGAGAAAAAGCGAAATAAGGGAAGATACTTACATAAGACCGTTTGTATATTTTAAAGATTTGGCTCTAACACCAAAACTAAAAGATTTTACGCCAGAAATAGCTATATATACGTATAAATTCGGTAGATACTTAGACACTTCAAAAGGTATTCATGCAAAAGTATCTTCTTGGAAGAGAAACTCAGACAACTCTATACCTTCTCGTTGGAAAGTGGCTGGGGCTTATGTAAATAGCGCTTTAGCCAAAACAGAAGCTTTGATGTCTGGATATGATGAGGCTATACTTTTAAACGAACAAGGAAATATAGCTGAAGGCTCTGGTGAAAATATATTTATAATAAGAGGCAAAAAGCTTATCACACCATCTTTTAGCGAAGGCATATTAGAGGGTATCACAAGAAGAGCCGTCATAAAGCTTGCGAAAAACGAACTATTTTTAGAGGTAGAAGAAAGATCTATAGCCAGAAGCGAGCTTTATATGGCTGATGAGGTGTTTCTAACGGGCACAGCAGCAGAAATAACCCCAGTAATAGCTATAGACAATAGACCAATAGGAGATGGAGGTATAGGTCCCATAACTCAAAAGCTTCAAAAACTATACTTTGATGCGGTAAGAGGAAATATAGAAAGATATAGGCACTGGCTTACTCCAGTATATGACACATAA
- the murF gene encoding UDP-N-acetylmuramoyl-tripeptide--D-alanyl-D-alanine ligase: MNSLEVSKSLGLIHEGKPFLIKDVFFDSREPVKDALFVAIKGEKTDGHLYIKNLLNENIAGFLVREDFDCKEILAKGKSCLKAKDTIKALQDIASLKRISLKANVVAIAGSAGKTTTKELIAHVLPGKVHKTYKNFNSQIGLPKVVITADNDIDYLVLEMGATALEDVKKLTNIAKQHVGVISSIGEEHLESFGSIENVVKGNFEVFDSPNLLSGVYPKAFHSFYKKEYGLSFCRFRDDADIRVKNVYIDEEGTHFEIMGIRLTIPVLSIGIAESAAAAVGVLASFGIDWKELKDRFESFKGVQGRMQLIKKGPFRIIDDTYNANPVSVRNAILTIDSFKDFNKIIVLGDMLEMGEYSKALHEKVGAMLKSSHINNVYLYGSDMKYAYDVLKLSNKEVFYFDNQEELSFHLVKSLKQKTDTNTMILVKGSRGMKMENVVDRLVNGL, encoded by the coding sequence ATGAACTCTTTAGAAGTTTCTAAAAGCTTAGGTTTGATACACGAGGGAAAACCTTTTTTGATAAAAGATGTATTTTTTGATTCAAGGGAGCCTGTAAAAGATGCTTTGTTTGTAGCTATAAAAGGAGAAAAAACCGATGGACATCTTTATATAAAAAACCTTCTTAATGAAAATATAGCAGGGTTTTTGGTAAGAGAAGATTTTGACTGTAAAGAGATACTAGCAAAAGGTAAATCTTGTCTAAAAGCCAAAGATACGATAAAGGCTTTGCAGGATATAGCCTCTTTGAAAAGGATTAGTCTTAAAGCAAATGTTGTAGCGATAGCTGGTTCTGCTGGTAAGACCACTACAAAAGAGCTTATAGCTCATGTATTACCTGGTAAAGTGCATAAAACTTACAAAAATTTTAACTCTCAAATAGGGCTTCCAAAGGTAGTTATAACAGCTGATAATGATATAGATTATCTTGTGTTGGAGATGGGAGCTACCGCATTAGAAGATGTAAAAAAGCTTACAAATATTGCAAAACAACATGTTGGGGTTATATCTTCTATAGGAGAAGAGCACCTTGAGAGTTTTGGCTCTATTGAAAACGTGGTAAAAGGAAACTTTGAAGTGTTTGACTCTCCGAATCTTTTGTCTGGGGTCTATCCTAAGGCGTTTCATAGCTTTTATAAAAAAGAATATGGGCTTAGTTTTTGTAGATTTAGAGATGATGCTGATATAAGAGTAAAAAATGTCTATATAGACGAAGAAGGTACACATTTTGAGATAATGGGAATCAGGCTTACTATACCAGTGCTTAGCATAGGTATAGCAGAGAGTGCGGCAGCAGCGGTTGGTGTTCTTGCATCTTTTGGTATAGATTGGAAGGAGTTAAAAGATAGGTTTGAGAGTTTTAAAGGTGTGCAAGGAAGGATGCAACTTATAAAAAAAGGACCTTTTAGAATAATAGACGATACTTACAACGCAAATCCTGTTTCTGTAAGAAATGCCATTCTTACTATAGATAGTTTTAAAGATTTTAATAAGATAATAGTTTTGGGAGATATGCTTGAGATGGGAGAGTATTCAAAGGCTCTTCACGAGAAGGTAGGGGCTATGCTGAAGTCTTCTCATATTAACAATGTGTATCTTTATGGAAGCGATATGAAATACGCTTACGATGTTTTAAAACTTTCCAACAAAGAAGTTTTTTACTTTGATAATCAAGAGGAGCTGTCTTTTCATCTTGTTAAAAGCCTAAAACAAAAAACCGATACCAATACAATGATTTTGGTAAAAGGCTCTAGAGGCATGAAGATGGAAAACGTTGTGGATAGGCTTGTAAATGGTTTATAA
- a CDS encoding outer membrane lipoprotein carrier protein LolA, producing the protein MRFKYILVIILMTSLAFGEVVDKFLNNIKHMELIKIGFQQKFYPIGYTKPIVSYGEAYIENKPPFKIKLTYEKPNKFVILYNGKSTILYNKSSNYTYYIKGKSEEIKGISILNKDITSVFRPILTSYQNGYYEILFIPKSKIVKDVSYVILKLTRNLTPDSFYVYMPQKGVLYIKVLSFYNEKNNEDLFKIK; encoded by the coding sequence ATGCGCTTTAAATATATTTTAGTGATTATTTTGATGACATCTTTAGCTTTTGGCGAGGTAGTAGATAAGTTTTTAAATAATATAAAACATATGGAGCTTATAAAAATAGGCTTTCAACAAAAGTTTTACCCAATAGGCTACACTAAGCCTATTGTATCTTATGGTGAAGCGTATATTGAAAACAAACCACCTTTTAAAATAAAACTTACATATGAAAAGCCCAACAAGTTTGTTATACTATACAACGGTAAAAGCACCATACTCTACAACAAAAGCTCAAACTACACTTACTATATAAAAGGTAAAAGCGAAGAGATAAAAGGTATAAGCATATTAAACAAAGATATAACTAGCGTATTTAGACCTATACTTACCTCTTATCAGAATGGCTATTATGAGATACTCTTTATACCAAAATCAAAAATTGTAAAAGATGTATCCTACGTAATTCTAAAATTAACAAGAAATCTAACTCCAGATTCCTTTTACGTTTATATGCCGCAAAAAGGCGTTTTATACATAAAGGTATTGAGCTTTTACAATGAAAAAAACAACGAAGATTTATTTAAGATAAAGTAA
- a CDS encoding HAD-IA family hydrolase: MRFEGYIFDLDGTLIDSLEDIANAANKTLRDLGFEEKSKEEIRKHIGSGARELFKGILPSESHLEKAVEIFKSYYAQEPVKHTKLFDGALEVLKLLKSKNKKMVIVSNKPLELSNIILKALNIEHYFEYIVGPETYNERKPSPIPIIKTLDKLNIAPEKSIVIGDTYVDIESAKKSNCKSALASWGYVKLKETKPDFVLKSFEDLVYMI; encoded by the coding sequence ATGCGCTTTGAAGGATACATATTTGATTTGGACGGCACTTTGATAGATTCTTTGGAAGACATAGCAAACGCTGCCAACAAAACACTAAGAGATTTAGGATTTGAGGAAAAATCAAAAGAAGAAATAAGAAAACACATAGGCTCAGGGGCAAGGGAACTTTTTAAAGGAATCTTACCAAGCGAATCTCACTTGGAAAAAGCTGTAGAAATATTTAAATCCTACTATGCCCAAGAACCTGTAAAACATACCAAATTGTTTGATGGTGCATTAGAGGTTTTAAAGCTTTTAAAATCAAAAAATAAGAAAATGGTCATAGTATCAAACAAACCTTTAGAACTTAGCAATATAATATTAAAAGCTCTAAACATAGAACATTATTTTGAATATATAGTAGGTCCAGAAACCTACAATGAAAGAAAACCTTCTCCTATACCCATAATAAAAACTTTAGATAAATTAAACATCGCTCCAGAAAAGTCAATAGTAATAGGAGATACGTATGTAGATATAGAGAGTGCAAAAAAATCAAATTGCAAAAGCGCATTGGCAAGCTGGGGCTATGTAAAATTGAAAGAAACAAAGCCAGATTTTGTCCTAAAAAGCTTTGAGGATTTGGTGTATATGATTTGA
- a CDS encoding RsmD family RNA methyltransferase: MSYRPTSSMVKLAIFNIIGDIEGLMFLELFAGSATISLEAKKRGAIPTAVDISNKNVKTKDVKFVKRDVLSFLKSSKEQFDIVFADPPYKFQDYDKLLFLVKNVLSEGGLFILEHSSKLDFGSKDKRVYGDTAISFWYKEEL; this comes from the coding sequence ATGTCTTATAGGCCCACGTCTTCAATGGTGAAATTAGCTATATTCAACATAATTGGAGATATAGAGGGGCTCATGTTTTTAGAGCTTTTTGCTGGAAGCGCCACAATATCTTTGGAAGCAAAAAAGCGAGGTGCCATACCAACAGCGGTAGATATATCTAATAAAAACGTAAAAACCAAAGATGTAAAGTTTGTTAAAAGAGACGTTTTATCGTTTTTAAAAAGCTCAAAAGAGCAATTTGATATTGTATTTGCAGATCCTCCTTACAAATTTCAAGATTACGATAAGCTTCTTTTTTTGGTAAAAAATGTTTTGTCAGAAGGTGGGCTTTTTATACTAGAGCACAGTTCAAAACTTGATTTTGGCTCGAAAGACAAAAGAGTTTACGGGGACACGGCGATATCTTTTTGGTACAAGGAGGAGCTTTGA